In a single window of the Metopolophium dirhodum isolate CAU chromosome 2, ASM1992520v1, whole genome shotgun sequence genome:
- the LOC132939874 gene encoding protein melted isoform X3: protein MEQHAEAMVTLLESCLNHNLKPSQKEEDPPHAKISSDIISCMFLNYSKKEVMKRVLPVAVKFLHKGNKVLSRNMASYLSLAAIDNSPLLSNHIQLIIDSIISGNYPLCRVLPQIYEVTRDPIHDHAMALVSLLPLCELTEMLALLQLFSLIANNKPSLLEASLPQLCEYLCTSQTVIATLQVFLNLAINQPQLLSDYVPKIKKAAECNPNALCIAAQVLSAVGKINKTKAQEALTFIMENLAKVDRGSQSILIREATLLCSCFPILFTDQVLDGVLQINLKIKSHLNQIINGITIVKVGGNQSPTNSNITRTTQTDNNGRNSRIVITPRPRLMADSRSTGRLQSSNAHRSMTRLNAASGSRVGSVGGLHKSMTKLCSNQVCIANSSNRNKPSTTKISSGGVTVTTPLGTGSILTTNFNYSTNSKDSLANSLSQTLAGRVQNSVSRPLSTAGSSPLNQSLTSQGPIQSSGPSLNVDPGGINTGIYTTVTPRRSHNTSVTIINSSVSQRISVFEPYPMRDTMQHFCEKHLDKIKAYMEKVSVRIPPPAKCTIEERRAKKTAKLHFACEGRGEHCLYNRGLFTVRTRHPRVWIHLMFLALQARSSSALSSRHPSVSALKNCWDILKCETRPFLTLVTSAFPCEKDQDAVLNELRNSGYFDVFEHCNINAGGWGCFLCNHPERAVGFLQDSQPVIEGQLKEKKGRWRIFKRWRTRYFTLSGAHLSYKGSKNDKDGTPIDIHQIRSVKVSRGARNIPKAFEIFTGEESLILKPKGGKNAEEWVQCLSVVVAHSHSKDTTNSRNSSLIRTTI, encoded by the exons ATGGAACAGCATGCTGAAGCTATGGTTACATTACTGGAATCATGTCTTAACCATAATCTTAAACCGTCGCAAAAGGAAGAAGATCCACCTCATGCTAAAATATCATCAGACATAATATCCTGCATGTTTCTT aactaTAGCAAAAAGGAAGTTATGAAAAGAGTATTACCAGTGGCTGTGAAATTTTTACATAAAGGAAATAAAGTATTATCAAGAAATATGGCTTCATATCTATCACTTGCAGCAATTGACAACTCTCCATTATTATCAAATCATATACAACTTATTATAGATTCCATAATTTCAG GCAATTATCCATTATGCAGAGTTCTTCCTCAGATCTATGAAGTAACAAGAGATCCGATTCATGACCATGCAATGGCTTTAGTTTCTTTACTTCCATTATGTGAACTCACTGAAATGTTGGCTTTATTACAACTTTTCTCACTGATAGCCAACAATAAACCATCT ttattgGAAGCTAGTTTGCCACAATTGTGTGAATACTTATGTACATCACAAACGGTTATTGCTACATTGCAAGTTTTTCTCAATTTAGCAATAAACCAACCACAACTTCTATCTGATTAtgttccaaaaattaaaaaagctgCAGAATGTAATCCAAATGCTCTGTGTATTGCTGCTCAAGTTTTATCAGctgttggaaaaataaataag aCAAAAGCACAGGAAGCATTAACTTTTATTATGGAAAATTTAGCTAAAGTGGATCGAGGAAGTCAAAGTATATTAATACGAGAAGCTACACTTCTATGTTCTtgttttccaattttatttacTGATCAAGTATTAGACGGAGTTCTACAAATTAAcctaaaaataaa gtctcatttaaatcaaataattaatggaATAACTATAGTTAAAGTTGGTGGAAATCAATCACCAACTAATTCCAATATTACTAGAACAACTCAAACAGACAATAATGGAAGAAATTcaag gatTGTGATTACGCCCAGACCAAGGTTAATGGCAGATAGTCGTAGTACTGGAAGATTACAGTCCTCAAATGCTCACCGTAGTATGACACGTTTAAAtgcag catCTGGTAGTAGAGTTGGGTCAGTTGGAGGTTTACATAAAAGCATGACTAAACTATGTTCTAATCAAGTTTGTATTGCTAATTCATCAAACCGTAATAAGCCTTCTACAACTAAAATATCGAGTGGTGGCGTAACGGTTACTACACCTTT agGAACTGGAAGTATATTAACTACAAACTTCAATTACAGTACAAACTCTAAAGATTCATTGGCTAATTCACTCAGTCAAACTTTGGCTGGACGTGTGCAAAACTCAGTATCTCGACCTTTAAGTACTGCTGGGAGTTCTCCGTTAAATCAAAGTTTAACTTCTCAAGGACCTATCCAATCAAGTGGCCCAAGTCTGAATGTAGATCCTGGTGGAATCAATACTGGCATTTATACAACTGTGACTCCAAGACGAAGTCACAATACAAgcgttacaataattaattcaagTGTTTCTCAA agaaTAAGTGTATTTGAACCATATCCAATGAGAGATACTATGCAGCATTTTTGTGAGAAAcatttagataaaattaaagCTTATATGGAAAAAGTTTCAGTTAGAATTCCACCTCCTGCTAAATGTACAATTGAAG aAAGAAGAGCAAAAAAGACAGCAAAACTACATTTTGCTTGTGAAGGTCGAGGTGAGCATTGCCTCTATAATCGTGGATTATTTACTGTACGTACACGACATCCTCGTGTTTGGATTCATCTTATGTTTCTTGCCCTTCAAGCAAGATCATCTTCGGCTCTCAGTTCACGCCATCCTTCGGTCAGTGCATTAAAAAACTGCTGGGATATTCTCAAATGTGAAACTAGGCCATTTCTAACATTGGTAACCTCAGCATTTCCATGCGAAAAAGATCAGGACGCTGTTTTAAATGAACTCCGTAATAGTGGTTACTTTGACGTATTTgaacattgtaatataaatgcTGGTGGATGGGGTTGCTTTTTATGTAATCATCCAGAACGAGCAGTTGGTTTTTTGCAAGACAGCCAACCAGTTATTGAAGGtcaactaaaagaaaaaaaaggaaGATGGAGAATATTTAAAAGATGGAGAACACGATATTTTACACTGTCTGGAGCACATCTCTCTTACAAAGGCTCA AAAAATGACAAAGATGGGACTCCTATTGACATTCATCAGATTCGCAGTGTGAAAGTAAGTCGTGGCGCTCGAAACATACCTAAagcttttgaaatatttactgGAGAAGAATCTCTTATATTGAAACCTAAAGGTGGTAAAAATGCCGAAGAATGGGTACAGTGTTTATCTGTTGTTGTAGCACATTCACATTCAAAAGATACCACAAATTCaagaaattcaagtttaattAGGACAACTATATGa
- the LOC132939874 gene encoding protein melted isoform X2: MHELFTQVLNYKDLSKAGDLFTISDDAIVNDLSEVINIICEITSFPDYVNNDNDQSVVEICITRVTTAIRETGSMEQHAEAMVTLLESCLNHNLKPSQKEEDPPHAKISSDIISCMFLNYSKKEVMKRVLPVAVKFLHKGNKVLSRNMASYLSLAAIDNSPLLSNHIQLIIDSIISGNYPLCRVLPQIYEVTRDPIHDHAMALVSLLPLCELTEMLALLQLFSLIANNKPSLLEASLPQLCEYLCTSQTVIATLQVFLNLAINQPQLLSDYVPKIKKAAECNPNALCIAAQVLSAVGKINKTKAQEALTFIMENLAKVDRGSQSILIREATLLCSCFPILFTDQVLDGVLQINLKIKSHLNQIINGITIVKVGGNQSPTNSNITRTTQTDNNGRNSRIVITPRPRLMADSRSTGRLQSSNAHRSMTRLNAASGSRVGSVGGLHKSMTKLCSNQVCIANSSNRNKPSTTKISSGGVTVTTPFTNSKDSLANSLSQTLAGRVQNSVSRPLSTAGSSPLNQSLTSQGPIQSSGPSLNVDPGGINTGIYTTVTPRRSHNTSVTIINSSVSQRISVFEPYPMRDTMQHFCEKHLDKIKAYMEKVSVRIPPPAKCTIEERRAKKTAKLHFACEGRGEHCLYNRGLFTVRTRHPRVWIHLMFLALQARSSSALSSRHPSVSALKNCWDILKCETRPFLTLVTSAFPCEKDQDAVLNELRNSGYFDVFEHCNINAGGWGCFLCNHPERAVGFLQDSQPVIEGQLKEKKGRWRIFKRWRTRYFTLSGAHLSYKGSKNDKDGTPIDIHQIRSVKVSRGARNIPKAFEIFTGEESLILKPKGGKNAEEWVQCLSVVVAHSHSKDTTNSRNSSLIRTTI; this comes from the exons ATGCATGAACTGTTTACACAAGTATTGAACTACAAAGATTTATCCAAG gctggtgatttatttactatttctgATGATGCCATTGTGAATGATTTATCtgaagttattaatataatttgtgaaatcACAAGCTTTCCTGATTATGTAAATAATGACAATGATCAAAGCGTTGTGGAAATATGCATCACAAGAGTTACTACTGCTatcag AGAAACTGGATCAATGGAACAGCATGCTGAAGCTATGGTTACATTACTGGAATCATGTCTTAACCATAATCTTAAACCGTCGCAAAAGGAAGAAGATCCACCTCATGCTAAAATATCATCAGACATAATATCCTGCATGTTTCTT aactaTAGCAAAAAGGAAGTTATGAAAAGAGTATTACCAGTGGCTGTGAAATTTTTACATAAAGGAAATAAAGTATTATCAAGAAATATGGCTTCATATCTATCACTTGCAGCAATTGACAACTCTCCATTATTATCAAATCATATACAACTTATTATAGATTCCATAATTTCAG GCAATTATCCATTATGCAGAGTTCTTCCTCAGATCTATGAAGTAACAAGAGATCCGATTCATGACCATGCAATGGCTTTAGTTTCTTTACTTCCATTATGTGAACTCACTGAAATGTTGGCTTTATTACAACTTTTCTCACTGATAGCCAACAATAAACCATCT ttattgGAAGCTAGTTTGCCACAATTGTGTGAATACTTATGTACATCACAAACGGTTATTGCTACATTGCAAGTTTTTCTCAATTTAGCAATAAACCAACCACAACTTCTATCTGATTAtgttccaaaaattaaaaaagctgCAGAATGTAATCCAAATGCTCTGTGTATTGCTGCTCAAGTTTTATCAGctgttggaaaaataaataag aCAAAAGCACAGGAAGCATTAACTTTTATTATGGAAAATTTAGCTAAAGTGGATCGAGGAAGTCAAAGTATATTAATACGAGAAGCTACACTTCTATGTTCTtgttttccaattttatttacTGATCAAGTATTAGACGGAGTTCTACAAATTAAcctaaaaataaa gtctcatttaaatcaaataattaatggaATAACTATAGTTAAAGTTGGTGGAAATCAATCACCAACTAATTCCAATATTACTAGAACAACTCAAACAGACAATAATGGAAGAAATTcaag gatTGTGATTACGCCCAGACCAAGGTTAATGGCAGATAGTCGTAGTACTGGAAGATTACAGTCCTCAAATGCTCACCGTAGTATGACACGTTTAAAtgcag catCTGGTAGTAGAGTTGGGTCAGTTGGAGGTTTACATAAAAGCATGACTAAACTATGTTCTAATCAAGTTTGTATTGCTAATTCATCAAACCGTAATAAGCCTTCTACAACTAAAATATCGAGTGGTGGCGTAACGGTTACTACACCTTT TACAAACTCTAAAGATTCATTGGCTAATTCACTCAGTCAAACTTTGGCTGGACGTGTGCAAAACTCAGTATCTCGACCTTTAAGTACTGCTGGGAGTTCTCCGTTAAATCAAAGTTTAACTTCTCAAGGACCTATCCAATCAAGTGGCCCAAGTCTGAATGTAGATCCTGGTGGAATCAATACTGGCATTTATACAACTGTGACTCCAAGACGAAGTCACAATACAAgcgttacaataattaattcaagTGTTTCTCAA agaaTAAGTGTATTTGAACCATATCCAATGAGAGATACTATGCAGCATTTTTGTGAGAAAcatttagataaaattaaagCTTATATGGAAAAAGTTTCAGTTAGAATTCCACCTCCTGCTAAATGTACAATTGAAG aAAGAAGAGCAAAAAAGACAGCAAAACTACATTTTGCTTGTGAAGGTCGAGGTGAGCATTGCCTCTATAATCGTGGATTATTTACTGTACGTACACGACATCCTCGTGTTTGGATTCATCTTATGTTTCTTGCCCTTCAAGCAAGATCATCTTCGGCTCTCAGTTCACGCCATCCTTCGGTCAGTGCATTAAAAAACTGCTGGGATATTCTCAAATGTGAAACTAGGCCATTTCTAACATTGGTAACCTCAGCATTTCCATGCGAAAAAGATCAGGACGCTGTTTTAAATGAACTCCGTAATAGTGGTTACTTTGACGTATTTgaacattgtaatataaatgcTGGTGGATGGGGTTGCTTTTTATGTAATCATCCAGAACGAGCAGTTGGTTTTTTGCAAGACAGCCAACCAGTTATTGAAGGtcaactaaaagaaaaaaaaggaaGATGGAGAATATTTAAAAGATGGAGAACACGATATTTTACACTGTCTGGAGCACATCTCTCTTACAAAGGCTCA AAAAATGACAAAGATGGGACTCCTATTGACATTCATCAGATTCGCAGTGTGAAAGTAAGTCGTGGCGCTCGAAACATACCTAAagcttttgaaatatttactgGAGAAGAATCTCTTATATTGAAACCTAAAGGTGGTAAAAATGCCGAAGAATGGGTACAGTGTTTATCTGTTGTTGTAGCACATTCACATTCAAAAGATACCACAAATTCaagaaattcaagtttaattAGGACAACTATATGa
- the LOC132939874 gene encoding protein melted isoform X1, which translates to MHELFTQVLNYKDLSKAGDLFTISDDAIVNDLSEVINIICEITSFPDYVNNDNDQSVVEICITRVTTAIRETGSMEQHAEAMVTLLESCLNHNLKPSQKEEDPPHAKISSDIISCMFLNYSKKEVMKRVLPVAVKFLHKGNKVLSRNMASYLSLAAIDNSPLLSNHIQLIIDSIISGNYPLCRVLPQIYEVTRDPIHDHAMALVSLLPLCELTEMLALLQLFSLIANNKPSLLEASLPQLCEYLCTSQTVIATLQVFLNLAINQPQLLSDYVPKIKKAAECNPNALCIAAQVLSAVGKINKTKAQEALTFIMENLAKVDRGSQSILIREATLLCSCFPILFTDQVLDGVLQINLKIKSHLNQIINGITIVKVGGNQSPTNSNITRTTQTDNNGRNSRIVITPRPRLMADSRSTGRLQSSNAHRSMTRLNAASGSRVGSVGGLHKSMTKLCSNQVCIANSSNRNKPSTTKISSGGVTVTTPLGTGSILTTNFNYSTNSKDSLANSLSQTLAGRVQNSVSRPLSTAGSSPLNQSLTSQGPIQSSGPSLNVDPGGINTGIYTTVTPRRSHNTSVTIINSSVSQRISVFEPYPMRDTMQHFCEKHLDKIKAYMEKVSVRIPPPAKCTIEERRAKKTAKLHFACEGRGEHCLYNRGLFTVRTRHPRVWIHLMFLALQARSSSALSSRHPSVSALKNCWDILKCETRPFLTLVTSAFPCEKDQDAVLNELRNSGYFDVFEHCNINAGGWGCFLCNHPERAVGFLQDSQPVIEGQLKEKKGRWRIFKRWRTRYFTLSGAHLSYKGSKNDKDGTPIDIHQIRSVKVSRGARNIPKAFEIFTGEESLILKPKGGKNAEEWVQCLSVVVAHSHSKDTTNSRNSSLIRTTI; encoded by the exons ATGCATGAACTGTTTACACAAGTATTGAACTACAAAGATTTATCCAAG gctggtgatttatttactatttctgATGATGCCATTGTGAATGATTTATCtgaagttattaatataatttgtgaaatcACAAGCTTTCCTGATTATGTAAATAATGACAATGATCAAAGCGTTGTGGAAATATGCATCACAAGAGTTACTACTGCTatcag AGAAACTGGATCAATGGAACAGCATGCTGAAGCTATGGTTACATTACTGGAATCATGTCTTAACCATAATCTTAAACCGTCGCAAAAGGAAGAAGATCCACCTCATGCTAAAATATCATCAGACATAATATCCTGCATGTTTCTT aactaTAGCAAAAAGGAAGTTATGAAAAGAGTATTACCAGTGGCTGTGAAATTTTTACATAAAGGAAATAAAGTATTATCAAGAAATATGGCTTCATATCTATCACTTGCAGCAATTGACAACTCTCCATTATTATCAAATCATATACAACTTATTATAGATTCCATAATTTCAG GCAATTATCCATTATGCAGAGTTCTTCCTCAGATCTATGAAGTAACAAGAGATCCGATTCATGACCATGCAATGGCTTTAGTTTCTTTACTTCCATTATGTGAACTCACTGAAATGTTGGCTTTATTACAACTTTTCTCACTGATAGCCAACAATAAACCATCT ttattgGAAGCTAGTTTGCCACAATTGTGTGAATACTTATGTACATCACAAACGGTTATTGCTACATTGCAAGTTTTTCTCAATTTAGCAATAAACCAACCACAACTTCTATCTGATTAtgttccaaaaattaaaaaagctgCAGAATGTAATCCAAATGCTCTGTGTATTGCTGCTCAAGTTTTATCAGctgttggaaaaataaataag aCAAAAGCACAGGAAGCATTAACTTTTATTATGGAAAATTTAGCTAAAGTGGATCGAGGAAGTCAAAGTATATTAATACGAGAAGCTACACTTCTATGTTCTtgttttccaattttatttacTGATCAAGTATTAGACGGAGTTCTACAAATTAAcctaaaaataaa gtctcatttaaatcaaataattaatggaATAACTATAGTTAAAGTTGGTGGAAATCAATCACCAACTAATTCCAATATTACTAGAACAACTCAAACAGACAATAATGGAAGAAATTcaag gatTGTGATTACGCCCAGACCAAGGTTAATGGCAGATAGTCGTAGTACTGGAAGATTACAGTCCTCAAATGCTCACCGTAGTATGACACGTTTAAAtgcag catCTGGTAGTAGAGTTGGGTCAGTTGGAGGTTTACATAAAAGCATGACTAAACTATGTTCTAATCAAGTTTGTATTGCTAATTCATCAAACCGTAATAAGCCTTCTACAACTAAAATATCGAGTGGTGGCGTAACGGTTACTACACCTTT agGAACTGGAAGTATATTAACTACAAACTTCAATTACAGTACAAACTCTAAAGATTCATTGGCTAATTCACTCAGTCAAACTTTGGCTGGACGTGTGCAAAACTCAGTATCTCGACCTTTAAGTACTGCTGGGAGTTCTCCGTTAAATCAAAGTTTAACTTCTCAAGGACCTATCCAATCAAGTGGCCCAAGTCTGAATGTAGATCCTGGTGGAATCAATACTGGCATTTATACAACTGTGACTCCAAGACGAAGTCACAATACAAgcgttacaataattaattcaagTGTTTCTCAA agaaTAAGTGTATTTGAACCATATCCAATGAGAGATACTATGCAGCATTTTTGTGAGAAAcatttagataaaattaaagCTTATATGGAAAAAGTTTCAGTTAGAATTCCACCTCCTGCTAAATGTACAATTGAAG aAAGAAGAGCAAAAAAGACAGCAAAACTACATTTTGCTTGTGAAGGTCGAGGTGAGCATTGCCTCTATAATCGTGGATTATTTACTGTACGTACACGACATCCTCGTGTTTGGATTCATCTTATGTTTCTTGCCCTTCAAGCAAGATCATCTTCGGCTCTCAGTTCACGCCATCCTTCGGTCAGTGCATTAAAAAACTGCTGGGATATTCTCAAATGTGAAACTAGGCCATTTCTAACATTGGTAACCTCAGCATTTCCATGCGAAAAAGATCAGGACGCTGTTTTAAATGAACTCCGTAATAGTGGTTACTTTGACGTATTTgaacattgtaatataaatgcTGGTGGATGGGGTTGCTTTTTATGTAATCATCCAGAACGAGCAGTTGGTTTTTTGCAAGACAGCCAACCAGTTATTGAAGGtcaactaaaagaaaaaaaaggaaGATGGAGAATATTTAAAAGATGGAGAACACGATATTTTACACTGTCTGGAGCACATCTCTCTTACAAAGGCTCA AAAAATGACAAAGATGGGACTCCTATTGACATTCATCAGATTCGCAGTGTGAAAGTAAGTCGTGGCGCTCGAAACATACCTAAagcttttgaaatatttactgGAGAAGAATCTCTTATATTGAAACCTAAAGGTGGTAAAAATGCCGAAGAATGGGTACAGTGTTTATCTGTTGTTGTAGCACATTCACATTCAAAAGATACCACAAATTCaagaaattcaagtttaattAGGACAACTATATGa